From Enterococcus wangshanyuanii, the proteins below share one genomic window:
- the purN gene encoding phosphoribosylglycinamide formyltransferase yields MKLAVFASGNGSNFQVIAEAVEAGTIPGEISLLFCDKKDAYVIQRARTLSIPVISFSPKDFESKEIYEAELLHLLEEEQIDLIILAGYMRIIGATLLEVFANRIINVHPSLLPDFPGLTGIKDAFESGVKKTGVTIHFVDAGVDTGPIIAQESVAIEAADTLSDLEKKIHAVEHRLYPTVLAQIIKSQQGESFL; encoded by the coding sequence ATGAAATTAGCTGTATTTGCTTCAGGAAATGGCAGTAATTTTCAAGTGATTGCAGAAGCAGTTGAAGCAGGAACGATCCCAGGAGAAATCAGTTTGTTATTTTGTGATAAAAAGGATGCCTATGTGATTCAGCGGGCACGAACTTTATCGATTCCTGTTATTTCTTTTTCACCTAAGGATTTTGAATCAAAAGAGATTTATGAGGCGGAGTTGCTCCATCTACTTGAAGAAGAACAAATCGATTTGATTATTTTGGCAGGTTATATGAGAATTATTGGAGCGACATTATTGGAAGTTTTTGCAAATAGAATCATCAATGTTCATCCGTCGCTGCTGCCAGATTTTCCCGGTTTAACAGGCATCAAAGATGCTTTTGAAAGTGGCGTGAAAAAAACGGGAGTGACGATTCATTTTGTTGATGCTGGCGTGGATACAGGTCCGATCATTGCTCAAGAATCTGTGGCTATTGAAGCTGCCGATACATTGAGCGATCTGGAGAAAAAAATTCATGCAGTTGAGCATCGTTTGTATCCAACTGTTTTAGCACAAATAATTAAATCACAACAAGGAGAGAGTTTTTTATGA
- the purM gene encoding phosphoribosylformylglycinamidine cyclo-ligase: MANAYAKAGVDVEAGYEVVERIKKHVKRTERAGVMGALGGFGGCFDLSMVDVKEPVLISGTDGVGTKLMVALEADRHDTIGIDCVAMCVNDIVAQGAEPLYFLDYIATGKNVPERLEKVVAGVADGCLQAGAALIGGETAEMPGMYDESEYDLAGFAVGVAEKSQVITGDSVKTGDILIGLPASGIHSNGYSLVRKIFFEKHALTGTSIIPELNETQLSDELLKPTKIYAKAMLPLIKQGLLNGAAHITGGGFVENIPRMLPKELCAEIQLDSWPKLPIFTTLEKYGQIPESEMFEIFNMGIGMVLAVSPQKVDDVQVILSEVGETGYVIGKVLRRENQPILFKEV, from the coding sequence ATGGCAAATGCCTATGCAAAAGCTGGTGTAGATGTTGAGGCTGGTTATGAAGTAGTTGAAAGAATAAAAAAACATGTGAAACGAACCGAACGCGCTGGTGTGATGGGTGCTCTTGGAGGCTTTGGCGGATGTTTTGACTTGAGTATGGTGGATGTGAAGGAGCCTGTCTTGATTTCGGGAACAGACGGGGTAGGAACAAAATTGATGGTCGCACTTGAGGCGGATCGACATGATACGATCGGGATCGATTGTGTGGCAATGTGCGTGAATGATATTGTCGCACAAGGAGCGGAACCACTATATTTTCTTGACTATATAGCAACTGGAAAAAATGTTCCAGAACGTTTAGAAAAAGTTGTTGCTGGAGTTGCCGACGGGTGTCTTCAAGCAGGAGCTGCATTGATTGGCGGTGAAACGGCTGAGATGCCGGGGATGTACGACGAGTCAGAATATGATTTAGCAGGTTTTGCAGTCGGTGTTGCAGAAAAAAGTCAAGTAATAACCGGCGATTCAGTAAAGACAGGAGATATTTTGATTGGTTTACCGGCAAGCGGTATCCATTCGAATGGCTATTCCCTTGTTCGTAAAATCTTTTTTGAAAAACACGCGCTTACAGGCACGTCGATCATTCCGGAGTTGAATGAAACGCAATTGTCAGATGAGTTATTGAAACCAACTAAAATCTATGCCAAAGCTATGCTGCCTTTAATTAAACAAGGGTTACTAAATGGCGCAGCGCATATTACAGGAGGCGGCTTTGTGGAGAATATTCCACGTATGTTGCCAAAAGAGCTATGTGCAGAGATTCAATTAGATTCATGGCCTAAGTTACCAATATTTACAACGCTTGAAAAATATGGACAAATACCTGAATCGGAAATGTTTGAGATCTTCAATATGGGAATTGGAATGGTGTTAGCTGTTTCACCGCAAAAGGTTGACGATGTTCAAGTTATTTTAAGTGAGGTTGGCGAAACGGGCTATGTCATTGGAAAAGTATTGCGAAGAGAAAATCAGCCGATTCTATTTAAAGAGGTGTGA